agtgcaaccaaataaataaataaataaatattaaaaaaaaaaatcccagtctgCTTCCTAGAGACCTTTGCGTTAGCTttgtcatctggaaaatggggatgacaATAACAATACCTCGTTAAAGTGTTAAGAGGATTAAGTGAGCTTCCATCTCTAGAGAGCTTAGCCCCTGGCTGGCAGAGAGCCAGCCCAGCACATGATAGTGGGTGTAATCGTCAAACAGTTTCTGGCAGAGCTGTGCCAAGGTTAGAGATGCTCTGGAAGGGCATCTGGCTGCCAGGTGAATAGTTAGGGGGAGGCTGTTGTCCAGGGAGGGGTCCTCGGTAGACTTGGGGGGGGCGGTGATAGAGAGCTATAGGCAGGATTAGGAGAGGTTTAGTAACTTCTGCAGACTGTTGAGACTTTGAGAATTGCTTGTGAATGATATCTaaattctgatcttttgttgttgttgttgggggtaggagtttattaattaattaatttatttttgctgtgttgggtcttcgtttctgtgcgagagccctcttcagttgtggcaagtgggaggcGGAGCACGGGCCTCCCACcaccgcggcctctcttgtggagcacaggctccagacgcgcaggctcagtagttgtggctcactgggcccagttgctccgcggcatgtgggatccgcccagaccagggctcgaatccgtgtcccctgcatcagcaggcagattctcaaccactgcgccaccagggaagcccctaaattctgATCTTTTTGTGAGTCCTTGGGCCTGGTGCCAAAGTACCCATGGGCTGGCTTGATGGCCCCTCTCGTTCCTCCCTGCAGCAAGCCTAAGGACGCCATGCGGGGGGCTCTGACGTCCCTGTCTTCGCTGCCGCCacctctgctgctgctgttgctggtgCTGGGGTGCGGGCTGAGGGCGGCCGCCAGCGGTGGAGCCGCCGGGGCAGCGGGCTACCCGCCGGTGCAGTACGTGCAGCCCATGCACAAAGGACCCGTGGGGCCGCCCTTCCGCGAGGGCAAGGGCCAATACCTGGGTGAgcacctccccgccccgccccgcttcGGACAGTCCTGACCCCCAACTCCCTGCCTCCCGACCTCCACCAGCTCTTCCCAGGCTCCCCCGCCTCCGGCCACAGCCCCTCAGTCCCCACCAAAGACTTTCCCATCTCCACTTTCTTCCTGATGCTGGTCCGGGGCGGGTGCAGAAGTGGGGTGGGGAAGTGGGGTGCCGCTGGCTGGCGGAGATGGTCTTTAGGTAGAGGGAAGGGCGGGAAGGTTTgtggggaagtgggggggggcggcgagtCGGCTCCGATTGGCTCTAAGGAGGGATGCTGGTGCCACCTGGTGGCCACTCCACCCCGGTCAGGCAGGGATGAGAAGCTCTTGGGGAAGGCCCAGCCTGGGTGGGTTGGGTGCTAAGAGCCCTGGGTGTGGATACCCTGCAGTTCCCAAGGTGGCCACTGAACCACCTAAATTCCACcttccatgagagcagggagggGGAGACCAGGAGTGGTCTTCATGAACAGATACAGAACCTTGTCTTCTCAAGTTGCACCACATGCTGGTATGGGGAGTGGGAAGATGGGTCCCCTGTCCCCACTGTCCAGGCCCCTGActgccccttctctctctttctctctcagaaaTGCCTCTACCACTGTTGCCAATGGACCTGAAAGGAGAGCCTGGTCCCCCTGGAAAACCCGGGCCACGGGGTCCCCCTGGCCCTCCTGGCTTCCCAGGAAAACCAGGCACTGGAAAACCAGGGCTACATGGGCAGCCTGGACCTGCTGGCCCCCCTGGCTTCTCCCGGATGGGCAAGGCTGGTCCCCCAGGGCTTCCAGGCAAGGTTGGCCCACCAGGGCAGCCGGGGCTTCGGGGGGAGCCAGGGATACGCGGGGACCAGGGCCTCCGGGGGCCCCCAGGGCCCCCTGGGCTACCTGGGCCCTCAGGCATTGCTGTCCCTGGAAAACCAGGCCCCCAGGGGGTGCCAGGGCCCCGAGGATTTGGGGGGGAGCCAGGGCCTCAGGGAGAGCCTGGGCCCCCGGGTGATCGAGGCCTCAAGGGCGAAAATGGAGTGGGCCAACCAGGGCTTCCTGGAGCCCCAGGCCAGGGGGGTGCCCCCGGACCCCCTGGTCTCCCTGGTCCAGCTGGCTTGGGCAAACCAGGTTTGGATGGGTTTCCTGGGGCCCCTGGAGATAAGGGTGAGTCTGGGCCTCCTGGGCTGCCAGGACCCAGGGGGGAGCCAGGAGCTTTGGGCCCAAAAGGGCCCCCTGGGCTAGATGGTATGGGGGTACCAGGGCCAGCAGGAGTGCCAGGGCCACAGGGCCCACCAGGGGCCAAAGGGGAGCCAGGTACCCGGGGCCCTCCTGGCCTGATAGGCCCCACTGGCTATGGGATGCCAGGGCTGCCAGGTCCCAAGGGGGACAGGGGCCCAGCTGGGGTCCCGGGGCTCTTGGGGGACAGGGGCGAGCCAGGTGAGGATGGGGAGCCGGGAGAACAGGGACCACAGGGCCTTGGGGGCCCCCCTGGACTTCCCGGGTCTGCAGGGCTACCTGGCCGACGTGGGCCCCCAGGGCCTAAGGGGGAGACGGGGCCTGGAGGACCCCCAGGAGTGCCTGGCATTCGGGGTGACCAGGGGCCTAGTGGCCTGGCTGGGAAACCTGGGCTCCCAGGAGAGAGGGGGCTTCCAGGGGCTCATGGACCACCTGGACCGACTGGGCCCAAAGGCGAGCCAGGTTTCATGGGCCGCCCTGGAGGACCAGGGGTGGCAGGAGCCCTGGGGCAGAAGGGTGACTTGGGGCTCCCTGGGCAGCCTGGCCTGAGAGGCCCTTCTGGAATCCCAGGACTCCAGGGTCCGGCTGGCCCTATCGGGCCGCAGGGTCTGCCAGGCCTGAAGGGTGAACCAGGCCTGCCGGGGCCCCCTGgagaggggaaagtgggggaacCTGGCATGGCTGGGCCTACAGGGCCTCCTGGGGTCCCAGGCTCCCCAGGACTCACAGGCCCTCCTGGGCCTCCCGGACCTCCCGGGCCCCCTGGGGCCCCTGGGGCCTTCGATGAGACTGGCATCGCCGGCCTGCACCTGCCCAGCGGTGGCGTGCAGGGAGCTGTGCTAGGCAAGG
This genomic stretch from Kogia breviceps isolate mKogBre1 chromosome 1, mKogBre1 haplotype 1, whole genome shotgun sequence harbors:
- the COL8A2 gene encoding collagen alpha-2(VIII) chain isoform X3, producing the protein MPLPLLPMDLKGEPGPPGKPGPRGPPGPPGFPGKPGTGKPGLHGQPGPAGPPGFSRMGKAGPPGLPGKVGPPGQPGLRGEPGIRGDQGLRGPPGPPGLPGPSGIAVPGKPGPQGVPGPRGFGGEPGPQGEPGPPGDRGLKGENGVGQPGLPGAPGQGGAPGPPGLPGPAGLGKPGLDGFPGAPGDKGESGPPGLPGPRGEPGALGPKGPPGLDGMGVPGPAGVPGPQGPPGAKGEPGTRGPPGLIGPTGYGMPGLPGPKGDRGPAGVPGLLGDRGEPGEDGEPGEQGPQGLGGPPGLPGSAGLPGRRGPPGPKGETGPGGPPGVPGIRGDQGPSGLAGKPGLPGERGLPGAHGPPGPTGPKGEPGFMGRPGGPGVAGALGQKGDLGLPGQPGLRGPSGIPGLQGPAGPIGPQGLPGLKGEPGLPGPPGEGKVGEPGMAGPTGPPGVPGSPGLTGPPGPPGPPGPPGAPGAFDETGIAGLHLPSGGVQGAVLGKGTRPRFGLGELSAQATPAFTAVLTSPFPASGMPVKFDRTLYNGHSGYNPATGIFTCPVGGVYYFAYHVHVKGTNVWVALYKNNVPATYTYDEYKKGYLDQASGGAVLQLRPNDQVWVQMPSDQANGLYSTEYIHSSFSGFLLCPT
- the COL8A2 gene encoding collagen alpha-2(VIII) chain isoform X2, which gives rise to MRGALTSLSSLPPPLLLLLLVLGCGLRAAASGGAAGAAGYPPVQYVQPMHKGPVGPPFREGKGQYLEMPLPLLPMDLKGEPGPPGKPGPRGPPGPPGFPGKPGTGKPGLHGQPGPAGPPGFSRMGKAGPPGLPGKVGPPGQPGLRGEPGIRGDQGLRGPPGPPGLPGPSGIAVPGKPGPQGVPGPRGFGGEPGPQGEPGPPGDRGLKGENGVGQPGLPGAPGQGGAPGPPGLPGPAGLGKPGLDGFPGAPGDKGESGPPGLPGPRGEPGALGPKGPPGLDGMGVPGPAGVPGPQGPPGAKGEPGTRGPPGLIGPTGYGMPGLPGPKGDRGPAGVPGLLGDRGEPGEDGEPGEQGPQGLGGPPGLPGSAGLPGRRGPPGPKGETGPGGPPGVPGIRGDQGPSGLAGKPGLPGERGLPGAHGPPGPTGPKGEPGFMGRPGGPGVAGALGQKGDLGLPGQPGLRGPSGIPGLQGPAGPIGPQGLPGLKGEPGLPGPPGEGKVGEPGMAGPTGPPGVPGSPGLTGPPGPPGPPGPPGAPGAFDETGIAGLHLPSGGVQGAVLGKGTRPRFGLGELSAQATPAFTAVLTSPFPASGMPVKFDRTLYNGHSGYNPATGIFTCPVGGVYYFAYHVHVKGTNVWVALYKNNVPATYTYDEYKKGYLDQASGGAVLQLRPNDQVWVQMPSDQANGLYSTEYIHSSFSGFLLCPT
- the COL8A2 gene encoding collagen alpha-2(VIII) chain isoform X1 codes for the protein MAPLVPPCSKPKDAMRGALTSLSSLPPPLLLLLLVLGCGLRAAASGGAAGAAGYPPVQYVQPMHKGPVGPPFREGKGQYLEMPLPLLPMDLKGEPGPPGKPGPRGPPGPPGFPGKPGTGKPGLHGQPGPAGPPGFSRMGKAGPPGLPGKVGPPGQPGLRGEPGIRGDQGLRGPPGPPGLPGPSGIAVPGKPGPQGVPGPRGFGGEPGPQGEPGPPGDRGLKGENGVGQPGLPGAPGQGGAPGPPGLPGPAGLGKPGLDGFPGAPGDKGESGPPGLPGPRGEPGALGPKGPPGLDGMGVPGPAGVPGPQGPPGAKGEPGTRGPPGLIGPTGYGMPGLPGPKGDRGPAGVPGLLGDRGEPGEDGEPGEQGPQGLGGPPGLPGSAGLPGRRGPPGPKGETGPGGPPGVPGIRGDQGPSGLAGKPGLPGERGLPGAHGPPGPTGPKGEPGFMGRPGGPGVAGALGQKGDLGLPGQPGLRGPSGIPGLQGPAGPIGPQGLPGLKGEPGLPGPPGEGKVGEPGMAGPTGPPGVPGSPGLTGPPGPPGPPGPPGAPGAFDETGIAGLHLPSGGVQGAVLGKGTRPRFGLGELSAQATPAFTAVLTSPFPASGMPVKFDRTLYNGHSGYNPATGIFTCPVGGVYYFAYHVHVKGTNVWVALYKNNVPATYTYDEYKKGYLDQASGGAVLQLRPNDQVWVQMPSDQANGLYSTEYIHSSFSGFLLCPT